A region from the bacterium genome encodes:
- a CDS encoding BrxA/BrxB family bacilliredoxin, with protein sequence MPYPEEMVAPMRAELTTAGVQELRTPAEVDAFFAAKDGTALVLVNSVCGCAAGSARPAVKAAIGGVVRPDRVATVFAGQDLEATARARELFGDVPPSSP encoded by the coding sequence ATGCCCTATCCCGAGGAGATGGTGGCCCCCATGCGGGCCGAGCTGACCACCGCCGGCGTGCAGGAACTGCGCACGCCCGCCGAGGTCGACGCGTTCTTCGCCGCCAAGGACGGCACCGCGCTGGTGCTGGTCAACAGCGTCTGCGGCTGCGCCGCGGGCAGCGCCCGTCCGGCCGTCAAGGCGGCCATCGGCGGCGTGGTGCGGCCCGACCGGGTCGCGACCGTGTTCGCCGGCCAGGACCTCGAGGCGACCGCCCGCGCCCGGGAGCTCTTCGGCGACGTGCCGCCGAGCAGCCCGA
- a CDS encoding SUF system NifU family Fe-S cluster assembly protein, whose product MSDLRDLYQELVLDHGQHPRNHRPMHDCDHEKGCLHREGYNPLCGDKLTLYVKKAADGTLEDLCFEGSGCAIFTASSSMLTEVLKGRRTEEVRAILDEFLGMLTSGEKTPDPDGLGKLAVFGGVKDFPARVKCATLPWRALEAILASQGDQATGPDGAVDSNDDEVG is encoded by the coding sequence ATGAGCGACCTGAGGGATCTCTACCAGGAACTGGTGCTGGACCACGGGCAGCACCCGCGCAACCACCGGCCCATGCACGACTGCGATCACGAGAAGGGCTGCCTGCACCGCGAGGGCTACAACCCCCTCTGCGGCGACAAGCTCACGCTCTACGTGAAGAAGGCCGCCGACGGCACCCTCGAGGATCTCTGCTTCGAGGGCAGCGGCTGCGCCATCTTCACCGCCAGCTCGTCGATGCTCACCGAGGTCCTCAAGGGGCGTCGCACCGAAGAGGTGCGGGCGATCCTCGACGAGTTCCTGGGCATGCTGACCAGCGGCGAGAAGACGCCCGATCCGGACGGACTCGGCAAGCTGGCCGTCTTCGGCGGCGTGAAGGATTTCCCGGCGCGCGTCAAGTGCGCCACCCTGCCCTGGCGCGCCCTCGAGGCGATCCTCGCGAGCCAGGGCGATCAAGCGACGGGACCGGACGGTGCCGTCGACAGCAACGACGACGAGGTGGGCTGA
- a CDS encoding cysteine desulfurase — MAPVSGIGGVRGRERLRSGAVRADFPLLADEANAGLVFLDSAASAQKARPVLDAVDDVYRSHYANIHRGVYRLSQEATQLYEAARGKVRDFLGAAHDDEIVFVRGATEGLNLLAHSFVAPRLREGDEVLVTEMEHHSNLVPWQMLCARSGARLTWVPLTDTGELDLDRLPGLLTDRTKVLAITHVSNALGTVNPLAGIIALAHERGVPVIVDGAQAVPHVPVDVQALDCDFYVFSGHKMYGPTGVGAVYGKRAHWRGMEPWQGGGDMILSVTMAGSTWADPPARFEAGTPHIAGAVGLGAAIDYMTDLGVAEIAAWEHELVAAGTELLAGVAGLRLIGTAAAKAAVFSFVLDGVHPHDVGTFLDADNIAVRTGHHCAQPVMDRFGVPATTRASLGLYNTVADLEALAASLQRIRKFFRV; from the coding sequence ATGGCGCCGGTTTCCGGCATTGGCGGGGTCCGGGGACGCGAGCGCCTGCGCTCCGGCGCCGTGCGCGCCGACTTCCCCCTGCTGGCCGACGAGGCGAATGCGGGCCTGGTCTTCCTGGACAGCGCCGCCAGCGCCCAGAAGGCCCGGCCGGTGCTGGACGCCGTCGACGACGTGTACCGGAGCCACTACGCCAACATCCACCGCGGCGTGTACCGGCTCAGTCAGGAGGCGACCCAGCTGTACGAGGCGGCGCGCGGCAAGGTGCGCGATTTCCTCGGTGCGGCCCACGACGACGAGATCGTCTTCGTGCGGGGCGCCACCGAGGGCCTCAACCTGCTGGCGCATTCCTTCGTCGCGCCGCGCCTGCGCGAGGGCGACGAGGTCCTCGTCACCGAGATGGAGCACCATTCGAACCTCGTGCCCTGGCAGATGCTGTGCGCCCGCAGCGGCGCCCGCCTGACCTGGGTGCCCCTGACCGACACCGGCGAGCTCGACCTCGACCGGCTGCCCGGGCTGCTGACCGACCGGACGAAGGTCCTGGCCATCACCCACGTCTCCAACGCCCTGGGCACGGTCAATCCGCTCGCCGGGATCATCGCCCTGGCCCACGAGCGGGGCGTGCCCGTCATCGTCGACGGCGCCCAGGCCGTGCCCCACGTGCCGGTCGACGTGCAGGCTCTCGACTGCGATTTCTACGTCTTCTCGGGCCACAAGATGTACGGCCCGACCGGTGTGGGTGCCGTGTACGGCAAGCGTGCCCACTGGCGCGGCATGGAGCCCTGGCAGGGCGGAGGGGACATGATCCTCTCGGTGACCATGGCCGGCAGCACCTGGGCCGACCCGCCGGCGCGCTTCGAGGCCGGCACTCCGCACATCGCCGGGGCCGTGGGCCTCGGCGCCGCGATCGACTACATGACCGACCTGGGCGTGGCCGAGATCGCCGCCTGGGAGCACGAATTGGTGGCTGCGGGCACCGAGCTCCTGGCCGGCGTGGCGGGTCTGCGCCTGATCGGCACCGCGGCCGCGAAGGCGGCGGTCTTCAGCTTCGTCCTGGACGGGGTGCATCCCCACGACGTGGGCACCTTCCTCGACGCCGACAACATCGCCGTCCGCACCGGACACCACTGCGCCCAGCCGGTCATGGACCGCTTCGGGGTCCCGGCCACGACCCGGGCCTCGCTGGGGCTGTACAACACCGTTGCCGATCTCGAGGCCCTGGCCGCGAGCCTGCAGCGCATCCGAAAGTTCTTCCGCGTATGA